One window of the Halorussus sp. MSC15.2 genome contains the following:
- a CDS encoding CoxG family protein, which translates to MTVRVERTFDLAVSPENVWNFIADPEKRASVISVVSDYEQTGENTSIWHIELPIPFLDRTVPVETEDVERDPPRYVKFVGRSSALRVTGEHEIQETENGSRLVNRFTVEGRVPGIERYFKKNLDEELDNLETALRGEATA; encoded by the coding sequence ATGACAGTCCGGGTAGAGCGAACGTTCGATTTAGCGGTCTCGCCGGAGAACGTGTGGAACTTCATCGCGGACCCGGAGAAACGCGCGAGCGTCATCAGCGTGGTCTCGGACTACGAGCAGACTGGTGAGAACACGTCTATCTGGCACATCGAACTTCCGATTCCGTTCCTCGACAGGACCGTCCCCGTCGAGACCGAGGACGTGGAGCGCGACCCGCCGCGCTACGTGAAGTTCGTGGGGCGGTCGTCGGCCCTCCGCGTAACCGGTGAACACGAGATTCAGGAAACCGAGAACGGGAGCCGACTGGTCAACCGATTCACCGTCGAGGGACGGGTCCCCGGCATCGAACGTTACTTCAAGAAGAATCTCGATGAGGAACTCGACAACCTCGAAACGGCGCTTCGAGGGGAGGCGACGGCATGA
- a CDS encoding LEA type 2 family protein: MAGMLKSAFLGSKLRVLLTLLLTVGVVVGGGLTLGVLGTPSVTSTQNSFGNVTDETTEIRTELVVENPNPVGVNLGGVSVRYDVRMNDVAMASGTKNGLSFDSGNNTVEFSTRMRNDKIPTWWASHVRNGEQTTLRVDASVRSNTLGRTVQAPPVKRQVSTDIISQFNSTETRPINASQPLVSDPVGYVNETSARWGEVTKSETPIDMRFTVYNAKRLPMAITELGYTITMNDVTVGNGSSQTGHLVEGRTTETIETRTAIRNQRLDEWWVSHLENEQVTRLRIDFYAKIELGGETVRVPLDGMTYTETIETDIFGTKGESDDANNTSETTAGGDGTGTNETTDTTTTASDGGTATTADETTTDSGGSETTTSAGETTTTDDGLLSRDLSDVR; this comes from the coding sequence ATGGCGGGGATGTTAAAGTCGGCGTTTCTGGGGAGTAAGCTACGTGTCCTGTTGACACTACTGCTGACCGTCGGTGTCGTGGTCGGCGGCGGTCTCACGCTGGGCGTCCTCGGGACGCCGAGCGTCACCAGCACGCAGAACAGTTTCGGCAACGTGACCGACGAGACGACCGAGATTCGGACCGAACTCGTGGTCGAAAACCCGAACCCGGTGGGCGTCAATCTCGGCGGCGTGTCGGTGCGCTACGACGTGCGGATGAACGACGTAGCGATGGCGTCCGGGACCAAAAACGGTCTCTCGTTCGACAGCGGGAACAACACCGTCGAGTTCAGCACGCGGATGAGAAACGACAAGATTCCGACGTGGTGGGCGAGTCACGTCCGGAACGGTGAGCAGACGACGCTCCGGGTAGACGCCTCCGTTCGCTCGAACACCCTCGGCCGGACGGTCCAAGCCCCGCCCGTGAAACGACAGGTTTCCACGGACATCATCTCGCAGTTCAACTCCACGGAGACCCGACCCATCAACGCGAGCCAACCGCTGGTCTCGGACCCGGTCGGCTACGTCAACGAGACCAGCGCTCGGTGGGGCGAGGTCACGAAATCCGAGACGCCCATCGACATGCGGTTCACGGTCTACAACGCCAAACGGCTCCCGATGGCCATCACGGAACTCGGGTACACCATCACGATGAACGACGTCACGGTGGGGAACGGGTCGAGTCAGACCGGCCACCTCGTCGAGGGCCGCACCACCGAGACCATCGAGACCCGGACCGCGATTCGGAACCAGCGGCTCGACGAGTGGTGGGTCTCGCACCTCGAGAACGAGCAGGTAACTCGCCTCCGCATCGACTTCTACGCGAAAATCGAGTTGGGCGGCGAGACGGTGCGCGTCCCGCTCGACGGGATGACCTACACCGAGACCATCGAGACGGACATCTTCGGAACGAAAGGTGAGTCCGACGACGCGAATAACACCAGCGAGACGACCGCTGGCGGCGACGGGACGGGGACGAACGAGACGACCGACACCACCACGACGGCCTCGGACGGCGGAACCGCGACGACAGCGGACGAGACGACGACCGACTCGGGCGGAAGCGAGACCACCACGTCCGCCGGTGAGACCACGACCACCGACGACGGACTCCTCTCGCGAGACCTGTCCGACGTTCGATGA